GCAAGGTGCTGCTGCCCGGGCGCAAGCAGGTCTTTCGCGTGCTCCGCGACGGCCGCGTTCACCACGACGTGCTCGCCGGCGACGGCGAGGTGCACCCGGGCGAACCGTTGCTGCGCCAGGTGATGCGGAACGGCCGGCGCTGCGACGGTGGGCCGACCCCGCTGGCCGAGTTGCGGCGCGCGACCCTCACTGCCTGCGCGGCGTTGCCGGAGCGAATCCAGGCGCTCTCCGGTGCCGGTCAGCCTTACGTGGTGGAGGTGAGCGAGGCCCTGAACGCGCGGCTGGCTCGTGCGCGGCACGCGCTCCAGGCGGGCACATCGGGCGCCGGGGCTTGAAGGCGCAGCAACCCCGTGTGCTCACCGTCAGGGATGGGCGGCGTGCGCAGAGGTGGTCAGGTGCCGGGTGAACCATGCGGCGGCGAGCCGTGCCACCTCGTCGAGCGCTCCGGGTTCCTCGAAGAGGTGCGTGGCCCCGGGGACGAGCACCAGCTCCTTGGGTTCCGCGAGAGCCCTCCGCGCCAGCTCGTTCAGCTCGATCACGCCGTCGTCGTCTCCCCCGACGATGAGGAGCGTCGGGGCCTCGACCCGGCCGAGCGCGTCGCCTGCCAGGTCTGGCCTGCCGCCCCGCGAGACGATGGCGCCGATGACCCCGGGCCGGGCCGCTGCAGCCACCAGAGCGGCCGCGGCGCCGGTCGACGCGCCGAAGTAGCCGACGCGCAGGTGCCGCGTGGCCGTGTCCGACGACGACGTCATCCGCATCCTCGCGAACGCTGCCTCGACCCAGCCGGGACACGCTCCTCAGCAGACCTGAACGCCTTCCTGCACGTCAGGGCCGCGGATCCCAGCCCGCCGCACGCTGCGGCTCCGCGATCGGCCAGCGCACGGTGAACGTGGTGCCCACCCCGGCGGCGCTCTCGACCTCCACCTCGCCGCGGTGGCCCTCGACGATCCGCTTCACCAGCGCGAGGCCCAAGCCCGTTCCCTTGGCGCGCGTGGTGAAGAACGGCTCGAAGATGCGCGGCAAGATCTCCGGCGGGATGCCCACGCCGCTGTCGCGGAACTGCACCGCGCAGTGCTCCACGCCCGCGCGCGCGTCGCGCCCGAGCCGCACCTCGAGCGCGCCACCCTGGGGCATGGCCTGGATGGCGTTCTCGGCGAGGTTCACGAACACCTGACGCATGAGCCGCGCGTCCATGGGCACCTTCTCCAGCCCGGGCTCGGCGGTGATGGCCAGGTCGACCTTCGCCGGCGCTGCGCGAATCACCGTCTCCACCGCCTCTTCCACGGCGGTGCGCAGCGGGAGCTCCGCGCCCAGCTCGGGCTGGGTCGGCCGCGCGAACTCCAGCAGGTCGCTCACCAGGTGGTTGATGCGCTCCGACTCCTCCGTGAGGATTCCCAGAATCGGCTCGGCGTCGCGGCCCGAGGAGAGCTCGCGCCGCAGCGTCACCAGCGAGTTGAAGATCACGCCCAGCGGGTTTCGCACCTCGTGGGCCACCACCGCGGCCATCTCCCCCAGCGCCGCCAAGCGCTCGCGCTGGACCAGCTGTGCCTGGGCGCGGGAGAGCTCGCTGTAGCTGTGGCGCAGGTCCTCGATGAGCCGGTTCGACTCGTTGGCCGCCGCGAGGTGCACCGCCATCGCGGCCAGCACCTCGAGCTCGCGGCCGGTGACCTCGCGCGCCTTGTCCCAGGCCACGTTCATGATACCCACCACGCGCGAGCGGATGATGAGCGGCACCGACGCGACCACTTCCTGGCCCATGCGGCGGAGGATGCCCTGGCGGAGCTCGTCGTAGTCGACGGCGCGCCACACGTGCGGCTTGCCCTCGTGCGCCACCTTGCCCAGGTTCGTGCTCGCGAGCGGCACGCGCGAGAACGTTCGGTTGGCCTCCTCGGAGCCGCCCACGCTGAAGGCGAGGCGCCCGTACTCGCCGTTCTCCTCGATGAGGAACACCGCCACGGCCACGGCCTGGAGGAGCTTCATCACCTCGGCGCTGGCGCTCTCGAAGAGCTGGCTCTGGTCGCGGGCGGTCCCGGCAGAGGTGGCCACCCGGTCGAGCGCGGTGAGGGCGGCGTTGCGGCGCGAGAGATCGGCGATGGTGCGCGCGGCGTCGAGGGCGGCGCCCACCTGCGCGCCGAAGAGCGAGAGCGCGGGCACGTCCTCGGGGCGCACCCAGTCGCTGGTGACCAGCAGGATGTCGCGCGGCCCGCCGGCCACGTCCACGCGCACCATGGCGCCGCGCGGGTGGCGGCCGGGGTCCATGGCCATGCGCACCTCCTGGGGCTTGGCGTTGCCCAGGTAGCGCACGATGGAGAGCGGCACGTCGTCGAGGAAGACGTGGCCGTCGGCCCAGGCGGCGGTCAAGTTCGGGGTCCAGTTGTGAAGGGTGTAGACCGCCTCGCGCCCCAGCACGCCGGCGATGGGGTCCGGGCCGTGCAAGTTGTAGCCGTCGGCCAGGCGCACCCCTTTGCCCTCGGGGTGGAAGCGCACCATGGTGGCGCCGA
This genomic interval from Deltaproteobacteria bacterium contains the following:
- a CDS encoding PAS domain S-box protein → MQVEHEWLDRLPLPAGIIRAGRYLFVNTALLELLQLPRETVVGMAFDAPVAAEHRPRIRERHEMRLRGEPVPSSYEFDLLRASGERRTVEIFVSLVDGDTFFQLHDVTERAHRRAVLQGLVRLGAAVQREQNEADIFRAAGLGLNALGATMVRFHPEGKGVRLADGYNLHGPDPIAGVLGREAVYTLHNWTPNLTAAWADGHVFLDDVPLSIVRYLGNAKPQEVRMAMDPGRHPRGAMVRVDVAGGPRDILLVTSDWVRPEDVPALSLFGAQVGAALDAARTIADLSRRNAALTALDRVATSAGTARDQSQLFESASAEVMKLLQAVAVAVFLIEENGEYGRLAFSVGGSEEANRTFSRVPLASTNLGKVAHEGKPHVWRAVDYDELRQGILRRMGQEVVASVPLIIRSRVVGIMNVAWDKAREVTGRELEVLAAMAVHLAAANESNRLIEDLRHSYSELSRAQAQLVQRERLAALGEMAAVVAHEVRNPLGVIFNSLVTLRRELSSGRDAEPILGILTEESERINHLVSDLLEFARPTQPELGAELPLRTAVEEAVETVIRAAPAKVDLAITAEPGLEKVPMDARLMRQVFVNLAENAIQAMPQGGALEVRLGRDARAGVEHCAVQFRDSGVGIPPEILPRIFEPFFTTRAKGTGLGLALVKRIVEGHRGEVEVESAAGVGTTFTVRWPIAEPQRAAGWDPRP
- a CDS encoding dienelactone hydrolase family protein, with amino-acid sequence MRMTSSSDTATRHLRVGYFGASTGAAAALVAAAARPGVIGAIVSRGGRPDLAGDALGRVEAPTLLIVGGDDDGVIELNELARRALAEPKELVLVPGATHLFEEPGALDEVARLAAAWFTRHLTTSAHAAHP